Proteins encoded together in one uncultured Sphaerochaeta sp. window:
- a CDS encoding sugar ABC transporter substrate-binding protein: protein MKKYSTIFVMLLILALLPVSLWSGAQPETKSDVVELTVWFGRENFIPDEGFDAFHAKYPNIKVTADVIPLEQALTEGAKAIGAGVGPDILQTDSRRLPPFVEAGMLQPMDSYMEQWKQEDPATYNALSSSAWEHAKHNGKLYGVNIYAGPFNNVYRIDWLEQLGMDVPETWEEVLDVARATRDAGLGYGFVVRGPNSTPWFFAHYMAMGGKFVDNVIQLDSPAGIYALNFYQTLVKEDLVSDDVIAWGSGDMRAAFITGRAMMAPIGTNIFPNIQEEMKYGEKWGATPMLPREGYEKDYSYASLGWPFLVTSNCEHPYEASLVLRYLAENDNAMSVARRYQPTTVTTVWNDPAYLAEQPWSGDFEEALNNMTRTPATVFITEVDNIVLDALGEVMENVNADPAEVAKRYQKQLDALGK from the coding sequence ATGAAAAAATACTCAACGATTTTCGTGATGTTACTCATTCTGGCATTACTGCCCGTCTCTCTGTGGTCTGGTGCACAACCAGAAACAAAATCAGATGTTGTAGAACTTACCGTATGGTTTGGTCGAGAGAACTTCATCCCCGATGAAGGTTTTGATGCATTCCATGCCAAATACCCTAACATCAAGGTAACTGCGGATGTCATCCCCCTTGAACAGGCACTAACAGAAGGAGCTAAGGCAATCGGAGCAGGTGTTGGACCAGATATTCTACAAACCGACTCCCGCAGACTCCCTCCATTTGTGGAAGCTGGAATGCTACAACCAATGGACTCCTATATGGAACAATGGAAACAGGAAGACCCCGCTACCTATAATGCACTCTCCTCTTCTGCTTGGGAACATGCTAAGCATAACGGAAAACTCTATGGAGTAAATATTTATGCAGGCCCCTTCAACAACGTCTATCGCATAGACTGGTTGGAACAACTTGGAATGGACGTACCTGAGACTTGGGAAGAAGTTCTTGATGTAGCTCGTGCAACCCGCGATGCAGGATTGGGATACGGATTTGTTGTTCGTGGCCCCAATAGCACACCTTGGTTCTTCGCACACTACATGGCCATGGGTGGAAAGTTTGTGGACAACGTAATCCAGCTTGATTCCCCTGCTGGTATCTATGCATTGAACTTCTACCAAACTCTGGTAAAAGAAGATTTGGTTAGTGATGATGTAATCGCTTGGGGCTCTGGTGACATGCGTGCAGCATTCATCACCGGTCGTGCAATGATGGCTCCTATTGGTACTAACATTTTCCCGAATATTCAGGAAGAGATGAAGTATGGGGAGAAGTGGGGTGCAACCCCGATGCTTCCTAGAGAGGGATATGAGAAAGATTATTCCTATGCATCACTTGGCTGGCCCTTCTTGGTAACCTCCAATTGTGAGCATCCCTATGAAGCAAGCCTTGTACTACGCTATTTGGCAGAAAATGACAATGCAATGAGTGTTGCACGTCGCTATCAGCCAACTACTGTAACCACAGTCTGGAATGATCCTGCTTATCTTGCTGAGCAGCCTTGGTCTGGTGATTTCGAGGAAGCCTTGAACAACATGACCAGGACCCCTGCGACTGTATTCATCACAGAGGTCGACAATATCGTACTCGATGCCCTTGGAGAGGTCATGGAGAACGTGAACGCAGATCCTGCTGAGGTTGCAAAACGCTACCAGAAGCAACTCGACGCATTAGGCAAATAA
- a CDS encoding response regulator transcription factor produces the protein MKMRKRVLLVDDQKLFVDSLRMVIDSRSEELEVVGVAYDGISALEMTTELEPDLVVLDVRMPNMDGVETIKLLKKSNPTLRVLMLTTFDDDEQVTQALGYGAVGYLLKDMAPDDLINAMRTATEENVQLSSSVIQKLLKQKNQEQITAEENKDNPSVDDTIGKVTPREADILHLIADGYNNNEIAEKLKIAVQTVKNRVSEMYFKFDVHDRLHLMRKAKELGFGRRTGT, from the coding sequence ATGAAAATGAGAAAACGAGTCCTCCTAGTGGATGATCAGAAGCTTTTTGTTGATAGTCTCCGCATGGTAATCGATTCGCGCTCAGAAGAATTGGAAGTAGTCGGCGTTGCCTATGATGGAATCAGCGCGCTTGAAATGACCACAGAACTCGAACCGGATTTGGTCGTGCTTGATGTTCGTATGCCGAATATGGATGGAGTGGAGACAATCAAGTTGCTCAAGAAATCCAATCCAACATTGAGAGTACTGATGCTTACCACCTTTGATGATGACGAACAGGTCACCCAAGCACTTGGCTATGGAGCTGTTGGCTATTTACTCAAAGACATGGCGCCAGATGACCTAATCAATGCTATGAGGACCGCTACTGAGGAGAATGTACAGCTCTCTTCCTCTGTAATACAAAAACTCCTCAAACAAAAAAACCAAGAGCAGATTACAGCAGAGGAGAATAAGGACAATCCCTCTGTCGATGACACCATAGGAAAGGTTACCCCCAGGGAGGCTGACATCCTCCATCTGATCGCTGATGGATACAACAACAATGAAATCGCAGAAAAGTTGAAGATTGCTGTCCAAACCGTTAAGAACCGCGTAAGTGAGATGTATTTCAAGTTTGATGTCCATGACCGCCTCCATCTCATGCGAAAGGCGAAAGAATTAGGCTTTGGGAGAAGAACCGGTACTTGA
- a CDS encoding transketolase C-terminal domain-containing protein: MTDIATIKDFRTIYADTLIELAHEDPRVVVFEADLMSATGTKPFKELFPEQFINCGVAEANMVGIASGISSQGFIPFVNTFGCFATRRAYDQFFLSANYARQNVKLVGLDPGITAAFNGGTHMPFCDIALTRAIPDLVVVEPSDGWAVHHLTKAVYAHRGSAYVRLQRKGNPIFYDANQTFELGKGIIVQDGKDVTLIATGAVMLEQAILASQSLEKENISAAVLDMHTIKPLDKELVLSFAKKTNAIVTCENAQMAGGLGSAVSEFLAEEYPTLVRRVGIQDLFGEVGTVEYLINRFALTAKHIVQEAKEAIKRR, encoded by the coding sequence ATGACTGATATTGCCACTATAAAGGATTTCCGTACCATCTATGCAGATACGCTGATTGAACTTGCCCATGAGGATCCCAGAGTTGTAGTGTTCGAAGCTGATTTAATGAGTGCAACCGGGACAAAACCTTTCAAGGAACTGTTTCCAGAACAGTTCATAAACTGTGGAGTTGCAGAAGCTAATATGGTCGGTATTGCAAGCGGGATCTCATCCCAGGGTTTTATCCCTTTCGTCAATACATTTGGATGTTTTGCAACCCGTAGAGCATATGACCAATTCTTTCTATCTGCTAACTATGCACGACAGAATGTAAAACTGGTCGGTCTTGATCCAGGAATAACAGCAGCATTCAATGGCGGGACCCATATGCCATTTTGTGATATTGCTCTTACCAGGGCCATTCCTGATCTGGTAGTCGTAGAACCAAGTGATGGATGGGCAGTGCATCATCTCACTAAAGCAGTTTACGCCCATCGAGGATCTGCATATGTACGATTACAAAGGAAGGGAAACCCTATCTTTTATGACGCCAACCAAACCTTCGAATTGGGAAAAGGCATCATAGTACAGGATGGAAAGGACGTTACCTTGATTGCAACGGGAGCTGTCATGCTTGAACAGGCAATACTGGCTTCACAGTCCTTGGAGAAAGAAAACATCTCTGCTGCAGTGCTTGATATGCATACCATCAAGCCATTGGATAAGGAACTTGTCCTCTCCTTTGCAAAGAAAACGAACGCCATCGTTACCTGTGAAAATGCCCAGATGGCTGGAGGGCTGGGAAGTGCAGTTTCTGAATTCCTTGCAGAGGAGTATCCCACTCTGGTCAGGCGTGTTGGGATACAAGATCTGTTTGGCGAGGTCGGGACTGTTGAATACCTTATTAATCGCTTTGCATTGACTGCTAAACATATTGTCCAGGAAGCAAAGGAAGCTATTAAGCGAAGATAA
- a CDS encoding alcohol dehydrogenase catalytic domain-containing protein, whose translation MPTTMTYADLKIVDGQDPTTPLQKIAILEKPYTLSLAEAEILEPSCNEVRVKVVYVGICGSDLEAFKGTRKPEFISMPARLGHEVAGIIDKVGSNVSGLEVGMRVACRYVWGAYAEYIVCKPFNVQVMPNSFPLTAISLIEILPGVIHAAELANIDSGTRVLIIGQGVSGLMLTQIISLYSPAELVVTDYKQRNLDLALEYGASSVIKIPRDEVENSPTVLKTHSEGFDVVIPCLLEGDCVADAISCCRVGGKVVMYGGIGVACRPFDFFAMHRKRAEILSTEPKRDIDMYRYFKEGISLVKDGLVRTNDYIDRIFPLDEIQQAFETRADVDNDIIHVLIQVAEEA comes from the coding sequence ATGCCTACAACGATGACCTATGCAGATCTGAAAATTGTGGATGGGCAAGATCCGACCACCCCGTTGCAGAAGATAGCAATTCTCGAAAAACCTTATACGCTCTCCTTGGCAGAAGCAGAGATACTGGAACCCTCCTGTAATGAGGTTCGTGTGAAGGTTGTCTATGTAGGTATCTGTGGTTCTGACCTAGAGGCCTTCAAAGGCACGAGGAAACCAGAGTTTATTTCTATGCCCGCACGATTAGGACATGAGGTTGCAGGTATCATAGACAAGGTTGGCAGTAATGTCTCGGGACTTGAGGTGGGAATGCGGGTTGCCTGCCGCTACGTGTGGGGTGCTTATGCAGAGTATATCGTATGTAAACCCTTCAATGTGCAGGTGATGCCGAACTCCTTTCCCCTCACCGCGATCAGCTTGATAGAGATACTGCCTGGAGTTATCCATGCTGCCGAGTTGGCGAATATTGATTCAGGTACGCGTGTATTGATCATCGGTCAGGGGGTAAGTGGATTGATGCTTACCCAGATCATCTCCCTGTACTCCCCAGCTGAGTTGGTGGTGACTGACTATAAACAACGGAATTTGGATCTGGCCTTGGAGTATGGGGCTTCCTCAGTCATCAAGATACCACGAGATGAGGTAGAGAACAGCCCCACCGTGCTGAAAACCCATTCCGAAGGGTTTGATGTGGTCATTCCCTGCCTTCTTGAGGGTGATTGCGTAGCAGATGCAATTTCCTGCTGCAGGGTTGGTGGAAAAGTGGTCATGTATGGTGGTATTGGCGTTGCATGTCGTCCCTTTGACTTCTTTGCGATGCATCGCAAGAGAGCGGAAATACTTTCAACTGAGCCTAAGCGGGATATTGATATGTACCGCTACTTCAAAGAAGGGATTTCTCTGGTAAAGGATGGGTTGGTCAGGACCAATGACTATATCGACAGGATATTCCCCCTAGATGAGATCCAACAAGCATTTGAAACACGCGCGGATGTGGATAACGATATCATTCATGTGCTCATACAAGTTGCTGAGGAGGCCTGA
- a CDS encoding sugar ABC transporter permease yields MKTSLFHKRRKNLMPYLMVIPTILLVTGVLGYAILIALKDSFYKYPLLSFNAKGTFVGFDNYAKLLADYNFQNAVGVTFIFVIGTVLLGIILSFILALSIYHLKNKARIFRTLTLIPYLISGVAAAIMWRFLFNGEVGFINHVIRTLGGTPISWLSNRYLALMVVTLANVWKMFPMSTMLLLAGLQVIDPDIYDAATVDGSNWHSTFFKITLPLLGSYLATSLIWLTFGSFNMFNIIYPLTSGGPNRATEVMAVYMYDLAFQHLDFSSASVVMIFLLMLNLGFSIFYSRIFRNKV; encoded by the coding sequence ATGAAAACATCACTCTTTCATAAGCGTAGAAAAAACCTCATGCCATATTTGATGGTCATCCCGACAATCCTGTTGGTAACCGGGGTACTTGGCTATGCAATCCTGATTGCACTTAAAGACTCGTTCTACAAGTATCCACTCCTAAGCTTCAATGCAAAGGGTACGTTTGTTGGTTTTGATAATTACGCAAAGTTATTGGCAGACTATAACTTCCAGAATGCTGTCGGAGTAACCTTTATATTTGTTATTGGAACTGTTCTCTTAGGAATTATTTTATCTTTTATACTTGCTCTCTCCATTTACCATTTAAAGAACAAAGCTCGGATCTTCCGTACGCTTACCCTCATTCCGTATCTGATAAGTGGTGTTGCTGCTGCAATAATGTGGCGGTTCCTCTTCAACGGAGAAGTCGGTTTCATCAACCATGTAATCAGAACACTCGGTGGTACTCCAATCAGCTGGCTGAGCAACCGCTATCTTGCCTTGATGGTCGTAACCCTCGCCAATGTGTGGAAGATGTTCCCGATGTCTACCATGTTGTTGCTTGCTGGCCTACAGGTCATTGATCCTGATATCTATGATGCAGCAACGGTAGATGGTTCAAATTGGCATTCAACATTTTTTAAGATTACGTTGCCTTTATTGGGGTCCTACCTCGCCACCAGTCTTATCTGGTTGACTTTCGGTAGCTTCAATATGTTCAACATCATTTACCCGCTAACAAGTGGAGGTCCCAACCGGGCAACCGAGGTCATGGCTGTATACATGTACGATTTGGCATTCCAACATCTCGATTTCTCCAGTGCCTCAGTAGTTATGATATTCCTGCTCATGTTGAATCTTGGATTCAGTATTTTCTATTCCCGCATATTCCGAAACAAGGTATGA
- a CDS encoding histidine kinase, which produces MDYSINRSRIIPAICIFLLILIAILQFELAFRELVETIERSIDEDPHFFPISNWRLQRHMLLVVMACIGFIMVISKNKGTQWLLFILQTLGFGITLFADTFTDFSSLTLFIAMCLELHLISTHRIATALSLGYGLALVLFPRVDSSWYFISLPISSEKRIALAFYALLFILIFHLFHKILEELEHEKSSNNYLKRSVVELSSANVGFQNYASRAKEIASREERNRIIREVHDSTGYTLTNITMMMEAAKSLIYSNPAKLMDILTKTKEISQSSLQQIRKTLRILGKEKEQVENPLHVLHRIFTTFEQATNVRVQVEYRNIGMAPQHLIDATLFRIVQESLTNAFWHGEATQVSVQFRYEEDEGLTAIIADNGKGAATISEGIGLKSMREQLNEIGGLVTIQTIKGSGFQLNILIPNREL; this is translated from the coding sequence ATGGACTACAGCATAAACCGAAGCCGTATTATTCCAGCAATCTGTATATTTCTATTGATACTCATCGCAATTCTACAGTTTGAACTAGCCTTCAGAGAGCTGGTAGAAACCATTGAACGATCTATTGATGAAGATCCTCATTTCTTTCCAATCAGCAATTGGAGGCTCCAAAGGCATATGCTGCTGGTAGTCATGGCATGTATCGGGTTCATCATGGTTATAAGCAAGAACAAAGGTACACAATGGCTTCTGTTCATTCTGCAAACACTTGGATTCGGGATTACGCTCTTTGCGGATACATTCACTGATTTCTCGTCACTTACCCTCTTCATAGCAATGTGTCTTGAACTACATCTGATATCCACCCATCGCATTGCTACCGCACTCTCGCTGGGCTACGGTCTTGCTTTAGTTCTCTTTCCACGGGTGGATTCCTCATGGTACTTCATATCCCTACCGATTTCTTCAGAAAAACGGATTGCTCTCGCCTTCTATGCCTTGCTCTTTATTCTGATTTTCCACCTTTTCCACAAAATTCTCGAAGAATTGGAGCATGAAAAGTCTTCCAACAACTACCTCAAACGTTCGGTGGTTGAACTTTCCAGTGCCAATGTCGGCTTCCAGAACTATGCATCAAGAGCTAAGGAAATTGCATCCAGAGAAGAAAGAAACAGGATTATTCGTGAGGTACATGATTCAACAGGGTACACACTTACCAATATCACAATGATGATGGAAGCTGCAAAAAGCCTTATCTACTCGAATCCAGCCAAGCTCATGGATATCCTCACTAAGACGAAGGAGATTTCACAATCTTCATTGCAGCAAATACGAAAGACGTTACGAATTTTGGGAAAAGAAAAAGAACAGGTTGAAAATCCGTTGCATGTGTTGCATCGTATATTTACCACTTTTGAACAGGCAACCAATGTACGGGTCCAAGTAGAATACCGCAATATTGGTATGGCCCCACAGCACCTGATAGATGCAACGCTTTTTAGAATAGTCCAAGAGAGTCTGACCAATGCGTTTTGGCATGGGGAAGCAACCCAGGTTAGTGTACAATTCAGATATGAAGAAGATGAGGGACTGACTGCCATTATTGCTGACAATGGGAAGGGAGCCGCCACCATCAGCGAAGGAATTGGCTTGAAAAGCATGCGTGAACAACTCAATGAAATTGGTGGTTTAGTAACCATCCAAACTATAAAGGGATCTGGATTTCAGTTAAATATATTAATTCCAAATCGGGAGCTTTAA
- a CDS encoding carbohydrate ABC transporter permease, translating into MPNSKTHAGSNPAYHRIANLIAWTFLTLMMIWLFLPMIWSVTTTFKTAIETYRVPVKILPENLSFHNYIKILTDSSFPRYLFNTVYLTVVTTLLTVIISIWPAYAFSRMKFKFQHILLLFIMIPRLIPRISVTIPLYKIIVSAGLLNTYTALIITYTMTSLPFAVWILSGVFQSIPKEIEESAFVDGAQLIQTMFRIMIPIASSGVVTVIIFTVREAWNEFPFVLSFTNSATMRTLPYQLYMFRDTLGIEDWPLINTFAIITIIPILVVYFIFSKKVTSGIIQGALK; encoded by the coding sequence ATGCCCAATTCTAAAACACATGCTGGGTCAAATCCAGCATACCACCGAATAGCAAATCTGATAGCTTGGACTTTTTTGACGCTTATGATGATCTGGCTCTTCCTTCCAATGATCTGGTCGGTAACCACTACATTCAAGACTGCTATTGAAACATACCGGGTTCCGGTGAAAATTCTCCCTGAGAATCTCTCCTTTCACAACTATATCAAGATACTTACGGATTCATCCTTTCCTCGATATCTCTTCAATACAGTATACCTGACGGTCGTAACAACCCTTTTGACTGTAATAATCAGCATCTGGCCTGCTTATGCTTTCTCAAGAATGAAGTTCAAGTTCCAGCATATCCTATTGCTGTTCATCATGATCCCCAGACTTATTCCCCGTATCAGCGTAACAATCCCATTGTATAAGATCATTGTGAGCGCTGGATTGCTCAACACCTACACAGCGTTGATCATAACCTACACCATGACCTCCCTACCCTTTGCTGTCTGGATTCTCTCTGGTGTATTCCAGTCAATTCCAAAGGAGATTGAGGAGTCAGCATTCGTAGATGGTGCTCAACTTATCCAAACAATGTTCAGGATCATGATCCCGATTGCAAGTTCTGGAGTGGTCACAGTTATCATCTTCACCGTTCGTGAGGCCTGGAATGAGTTCCCCTTCGTTCTCTCATTCACCAATTCAGCGACAATGAGAACGCTTCCTTACCAACTCTATATGTTCAGGGACACACTGGGCATCGAGGATTGGCCGCTTATCAACACCTTTGCAATTATTACAATCATTCCCATTTTGGTGGTCTATTTCATATTCTCAAAGAAAGTCACCAGTGGCATTATTCAAGGTGCTCTGAAATAA
- a CDS encoding ribulokinase: MEADKLYGIGVDFGTDSVRASLVAYTDGKVLASTSVEYPRWKQELYCESSIAQFRQHPLDYQESLILTLKNLLSPFDNTVRSAVGSIGVGATGSTVAPVNETGTPLAMLPSFMDDPAAMFHLWKDHTSSEEASSFNTLAGTFKENYTRFQGRYSSEWFWAKIAHTGKQAPHIKEASNSWIELCDWIIHLLVGGDTITYRSKCAATHKALWNSNFGGLPSKEFLRAFDSYAASVRENYTQRPEASTAKTGMLNKSWASFFELPEDVIIGGSSLDAHAGAVGAGIKEGTLVSVLGTSAVHMTLLPYGKETQTENLTRFAGLAEDSIIPGFWGVESGQAAFGDVLSWFSRLLSTFVEPKEELLPRLDKLLEHTKKEYEVTALEWFNGRRYPDTSDAVRGALLSLDLSTDAASIYGALSNAILFGLKRIVQGMQESSISIEQVRVTGGIARKSPVLMQRLSTILNLPILALMEKETCALGAAMYGAVAKGRFADLGKAQEAMAAKEGIPYTPIEEDVPFYAERYLEYLRYALALEPV; the protein is encoded by the coding sequence ATGGAAGCTGACAAGCTATATGGAATTGGTGTTGATTTTGGTACAGATTCTGTCCGTGCAAGTCTCGTGGCTTACACGGATGGGAAAGTACTCGCCAGCACCTCTGTTGAGTATCCTAGGTGGAAACAGGAGCTGTATTGTGAGAGTAGTATTGCCCAGTTCAGACAACACCCTCTCGATTACCAAGAGTCGCTAATATTGACGCTTAAAAACCTCCTTTCCCCCTTTGATAATACTGTTCGTAGTGCTGTCGGTTCCATCGGTGTCGGTGCAACAGGATCAACTGTTGCACCGGTGAATGAAACAGGAACGCCTTTGGCGATGTTACCATCCTTCATGGATGACCCCGCTGCCATGTTCCATCTCTGGAAGGACCATACATCCAGTGAGGAGGCTAGCTCTTTCAACACACTTGCAGGAACATTCAAGGAAAACTACACCCGTTTCCAGGGCAGATACTCTTCCGAGTGGTTCTGGGCAAAGATTGCACATACAGGCAAGCAGGCTCCCCATATCAAGGAGGCTAGCAATTCTTGGATAGAGCTCTGTGATTGGATCATCCACCTGCTTGTCGGGGGTGATACGATTACGTACCGAAGCAAATGCGCAGCCACTCACAAAGCATTGTGGAACTCCAACTTCGGCGGGTTACCTTCCAAGGAATTTCTCCGTGCATTTGATTCCTATGCTGCATCTGTTAGGGAAAACTACACACAAAGGCCGGAAGCAAGTACTGCAAAAACAGGGATGCTCAACAAGTCGTGGGCTTCCTTTTTTGAGCTTCCCGAGGATGTGATCATCGGGGGGAGCTCGCTCGATGCCCATGCAGGGGCTGTTGGAGCAGGGATCAAGGAAGGTACGCTGGTTTCAGTATTAGGAACCTCTGCCGTGCATATGACCCTACTTCCCTATGGAAAGGAAACGCAAACAGAGAATCTTACAAGGTTTGCTGGACTCGCTGAAGACTCAATCATTCCTGGGTTCTGGGGGGTGGAGTCAGGACAAGCAGCCTTCGGGGATGTCCTTTCCTGGTTCTCTCGTCTGCTTTCAACATTCGTGGAACCAAAAGAAGAGTTATTGCCTCGCTTGGATAAACTCCTCGAACACACAAAGAAAGAATATGAAGTTACAGCGTTGGAATGGTTCAACGGCAGGCGCTATCCTGATACCAGTGATGCTGTTCGCGGTGCCCTGCTCTCTCTGGACCTCTCTACAGATGCTGCCTCAATATATGGGGCTCTCTCCAATGCAATTCTCTTCGGATTGAAACGTATTGTACAAGGAATGCAGGAGAGTAGTATTTCCATTGAACAAGTACGGGTAACGGGAGGAATTGCGAGGAAGTCGCCGGTTTTGATGCAACGCCTCAGTACCATCCTTAATCTTCCGATTCTTGCACTCATGGAAAAAGAAACGTGTGCACTTGGAGCTGCAATGTATGGTGCTGTTGCCAAGGGAAGGTTCGCCGACCTTGGAAAAGCACAAGAAGCTATGGCTGCCAAGGAAGGAATTCCCTATACACCGATCGAGGAAGATGTCCCATTCTATGCTGAGCGGTATCTAGAGTATCTGCGGTATGCACTGGCTTTGGAACCTGTATGA
- a CDS encoding transketolase codes for MDTQELKRLQNKAKEIRQLTIQEIGNLGLGHIGGSLSIVDILTLLYYKMMENIDSSDPRKEGRDKLVLSKGHAGPALYSVLADKGYFPKEWLMTLNQGGTNLPSHCDMNKTPGVDFTTGSLGQGSSAAAGIALAEKFKNSGATTYLIIGDGESQEGQIWEMGMFAAQYKLDNLITFMDYNKLQIDGTTSEVIDLEDIVQKWNGFGWFVQRVDGHDIEVLEEAVLKAKAQSGKPSIIICDTIKAKGFSPAQGLQSSHHMAFSKEVAQKALDDLLAE; via the coding sequence ATGGACACACAAGAACTGAAGCGCTTGCAGAACAAAGCGAAAGAGATCCGCCAACTTACAATACAAGAGATTGGTAATCTTGGACTTGGCCACATCGGTGGTTCTCTCTCGATTGTCGATATTTTGACATTGCTCTATTACAAAATGATGGAGAACATCGACTCGTCGGATCCCAGGAAGGAAGGAAGAGATAAACTGGTCCTCTCAAAGGGGCATGCAGGGCCTGCCCTCTACTCTGTCCTTGCCGATAAGGGGTATTTCCCGAAAGAATGGTTGATGACCCTGAACCAAGGGGGGACCAATCTCCCAAGTCACTGTGACATGAACAAGACTCCAGGAGTTGACTTTACAACAGGTTCACTCGGGCAAGGCAGTTCTGCAGCAGCAGGTATTGCACTTGCAGAGAAGTTCAAGAACAGTGGAGCCACCACCTACCTAATCATAGGAGATGGAGAGAGCCAAGAAGGACAAATCTGGGAGATGGGAATGTTCGCAGCCCAATATAAATTGGACAATCTCATTACCTTCATGGACTACAACAAGCTACAGATCGATGGTACTACAAGTGAAGTAATTGACTTGGAAGATATCGTCCAGAAGTGGAATGGATTCGGTTGGTTCGTGCAACGCGTCGATGGCCATGATATAGAGGTGCTTGAAGAAGCAGTTCTGAAGGCAAAAGCCCAGAGCGGAAAACCTTCGATCATTATCTGTGACACCATCAAGGCAAAGGGATTCTCCCCTGCACAGGGGCTACAGTCCAGCCACCACATGGCGTTCTCAAAAGAAGTGGCACAGAAAGCCCTCGATGATTTACTTGCAGAGTAA
- a CDS encoding transketolase C-terminal domain-containing protein, with product MKDITSYTDLRAIYTDTLIDLGKSDERVLVLEADLMSATGTKPFKDAYPNRLINCGVAEANMVGVASGLSSQGFIPFVNTFGCFATRRAYDQFFLSANYARQNVKLIGSDPGVTATYNGGTHMPFCDAALTRVIPDIVVVEPGDGYSLHHLLKAVYAHSGSIYMRLQRKGNPIVHNKDTKFELGKGIVVQDGSDVTLIATGALMLSQAIEAAKELAKENIKAAVIDMHTIKPLDEELTLAFAKKTGAIVTCENAQMIGGLGGAVSEFLSGTAPTIVRRVGVQDLFGEVGQLDYLIDRFELTPERIIQEAKKAISLK from the coding sequence ATGAAAGATATTACAAGCTACACTGATTTGCGTGCAATCTACACTGATACACTCATTGACCTTGGCAAAAGCGACGAGCGAGTGCTTGTTCTGGAAGCAGATCTAATGAGTGCTACAGGAACAAAGCCGTTCAAGGATGCCTACCCCAACCGGTTGATCAACTGCGGTGTCGCAGAAGCCAATATGGTAGGAGTTGCAAGCGGCCTCTCCTCACAAGGTTTCATTCCATTCGTTAATACGTTCGGCTGTTTCGCAACCCGTCGAGCCTACGACCAATTCTTCCTATCCGCCAACTATGCTCGTCAGAACGTTAAGTTGATTGGAAGTGACCCTGGAGTTACAGCCACCTACAACGGTGGGACGCATATGCCGTTCTGTGATGCTGCATTGACCAGGGTAATACCTGATATTGTAGTCGTTGAACCTGGTGATGGATACTCACTACACCATCTCTTGAAAGCGGTTTATGCGCATTCTGGCTCGATCTATATGAGACTCCAGAGAAAAGGGAATCCAATCGTCCATAACAAGGACACCAAGTTTGAACTCGGTAAGGGTATTGTGGTACAGGATGGGAGTGATGTTACCTTGATTGCAACAGGAGCTTTGATGCTCTCACAAGCTATCGAGGCAGCCAAGGAACTCGCCAAGGAGAATATCAAAGCAGCTGTCATCGACATGCATACCATCAAACCCTTGGATGAGGAACTCACACTCGCATTTGCAAAAAAGACCGGAGCAATAGTTACCTGTGAAAATGCACAGATGATCGGCGGATTGGGCGGTGCTGTTTCAGAATTCCTTAGCGGAACGGCTCCCACCATTGTCAGGAGAGTTGGGGTGCAGGATCTCTTTGGTGAGGTCGGTCAGCTTGACTATCTCATTGACCGGTTCGAACTAACACCTGAGCGTATTATACAGGAAGCCAAGAAGGCTATCTCGCTTAAATAA